One genomic window of Paramormyrops kingsleyae isolate MSU_618 chromosome 22, PKINGS_0.4, whole genome shotgun sequence includes the following:
- the LOC111855955 gene encoding neuronal pentraxin-2-like isoform X2 gives MHYFLAGLLCFYALGDRRLVLSQDIAGSRFVCTAIPVGADPNCAVPPSTMQGTSTQDEQLRDTVMQLRETILQQKETIVNQQGSIKELTSKLSRCESEASPQDGRSRSQGSWRKDYNKNTMGDLPRDPVETIDHLGKTMQSLKARLENLEQQQVRMNMSGVSVPNDLRELLKQRLGDLEKQLLTKVASLEQDKTQLYNETAAHRHRTEATLNSLLERITELERALTQVAPSDSRHRHAWGNFGLKSSEDFKISLPLRTNYLYGRIKSSLPEMYAFTVCMWLKSSSGPGIGTPFSYGVPGQANEIVLIEWGNNPIELLVNDKVAQLPLSVSDGRWHHVCVTWTTRDGLWEAYQDGEKLGSGENLAPWHPIKPGGVIILGQEQDTVGGRFDATQAFVGELSQFNMWDRVLRPADIMGIANCSSYMPGNIVPWVSSNVEVLGGATKGPLEICEDRLFDS, from the exons ATGCATTATTTCTTAGCGGGGTTGCTTTGCTTTTACGCACTTGGCGATAGGAGACTTGTGCTCTCCCAAGACATCGCAGGGTCCCGTTTTGTTTGCACGGCAATCCCGGTCGGTGCGGATCCAAACTGCGCGGTGCCTCCCAGTACCATGCAGGGCACGAGTACCCAAGACGAACAGCTTAGGGACACGGTAATGCAGCTCCGGGAGACGATCCTGCAGCAAAAAGAGACCATCGTCAACCAGCAAGGCTCCATCAAGGAACTGACTTCCAAACTTTCTCGTTGCGAGTCCGAAGCATCGCCTCAGGACGGGAGATCGAGAAGTCAGGGCTCCTGGAGGAAGGACTACAACAAGAACACCATGGGTGACCTTCCCCGGGACCCTGTCGAGACCATCGATCATCTGGGGAAGACGATGCAAAGTCTGAAAGCAAGGCTGGAGAACTTAGAG cagcagcaggtgcgCATGAACATGTCCGGCGTGTCTGTCCCTAACGACCTCCGGGAGCTGCTGAAACAGAGGCTGGGCGACCTGGAGAAGCAACTTCTGACCAAGGTGGCCTCACTGGAGCAGGACAAGACGCAGCTATACAATGAGACGGCTGCCCACCGGCACCGTACAGAGGCTACTCTTAACTCCCTGCTGGAGCGCATTACTGAGCTGGAGAGGG CACTGACTCAGGTTGCCCCGAGCGACAGCAGACACCGTCACGCCTGGG GTAACTTCGGACTGAAATCCTCAGAGGATTTCAAGATCTCTCTCCCGCTGCGCACAAACTACCTGTACGGCCGCATCAAGAGCAGCTTGCCGGAGATGTACGCGTTCACCGTCTGCATGTGGCTCAAGTCGAGCTCCGGGCCTGGAATCGGGACCCCCTTCTCTTATGGGGTCCCGGGGCAGGCCAACGAGATAGTGCTTATCGAGTGGGGGAACAACCCCATAGAGCTGCTGGTGAACGACAAG GTGGCCCAGCTGCCCTTGTCCGTGAGCGATGGCCGCTGGCACCACGTGTGTGTCACCTGGACGACGAGAGACGGGCTGTGGGAGGCATACCAGGACGGCGAGAAGCTTGGCTCGGGGGAGAATTTGGCCCCCTGGCATCCAATTAAGCCAGGAGGAGTTATTATCCTGGGACAGGAGCAG GATACCGTAGGCGGACGCTTCGATGCCACCCAGGCCTTTGTCGGGGAGCTGAGTCAATTCAACATGTGGGACCGCGTGTTGCGGCCGGCAGACATTATGGGAATAGCCAACTGCTCATCTTACATGCCGGGCAACATCGTGCCCTGGGTCAGCAGCAACGTGGAGGTCCTCGGCGGAGCCACCAAGGGACCCCTGGAGATATGTGAGGACCGTCTCTTTGACTCTTAG
- the LOC111855955 gene encoding neuronal pentraxin-2-like isoform X4: MHYFLAGLLCFYALGDRRLVLSQDIAGSRFVCTAIPVGADPNCAVPPSTMQGTSTQDEQLRDTVMQLRETILQQKETIVNQQGSIKELTSKLSRCESEASPQDGRSRSQGSWRKDYNKNTMGDLPRDPVETIDHLGKTMQSLKARLENLEQQQVRMNMSGVSVPNDLRELLKQRLGDLEKQLLTKVASLEQDKTQLYNETAAHRHRTEATLNSLLERITELERGNFGLKSSEDFKISLPLRTNYLYGRIKSSLPEMYAFTVCMWLKSSSGPGIGTPFSYGVPGQANEIVLIEWGNNPIELLVNDKVAQLPLSVSDGRWHHVCVTWTTRDGLWEAYQDGEKLGSGENLAPWHPIKPGGVIILGQEQDTVGGRFDATQAFVGELSQFNMWDRVLRPADIMGIANCSSYMPGNIVPWVSSNVEVLGGATKGPLEICEDRLFDS, encoded by the exons ATGCATTATTTCTTAGCGGGGTTGCTTTGCTTTTACGCACTTGGCGATAGGAGACTTGTGCTCTCCCAAGACATCGCAGGGTCCCGTTTTGTTTGCACGGCAATCCCGGTCGGTGCGGATCCAAACTGCGCGGTGCCTCCCAGTACCATGCAGGGCACGAGTACCCAAGACGAACAGCTTAGGGACACGGTAATGCAGCTCCGGGAGACGATCCTGCAGCAAAAAGAGACCATCGTCAACCAGCAAGGCTCCATCAAGGAACTGACTTCCAAACTTTCTCGTTGCGAGTCCGAAGCATCGCCTCAGGACGGGAGATCGAGAAGTCAGGGCTCCTGGAGGAAGGACTACAACAAGAACACCATGGGTGACCTTCCCCGGGACCCTGTCGAGACCATCGATCATCTGGGGAAGACGATGCAAAGTCTGAAAGCAAGGCTGGAGAACTTAGAG cagcagcaggtgcgCATGAACATGTCCGGCGTGTCTGTCCCTAACGACCTCCGGGAGCTGCTGAAACAGAGGCTGGGCGACCTGGAGAAGCAACTTCTGACCAAGGTGGCCTCACTGGAGCAGGACAAGACGCAGCTATACAATGAGACGGCTGCCCACCGGCACCGTACAGAGGCTACTCTTAACTCCCTGCTGGAGCGCATTACTGAGCTGGAGAGGG GTAACTTCGGACTGAAATCCTCAGAGGATTTCAAGATCTCTCTCCCGCTGCGCACAAACTACCTGTACGGCCGCATCAAGAGCAGCTTGCCGGAGATGTACGCGTTCACCGTCTGCATGTGGCTCAAGTCGAGCTCCGGGCCTGGAATCGGGACCCCCTTCTCTTATGGGGTCCCGGGGCAGGCCAACGAGATAGTGCTTATCGAGTGGGGGAACAACCCCATAGAGCTGCTGGTGAACGACAAG GTGGCCCAGCTGCCCTTGTCCGTGAGCGATGGCCGCTGGCACCACGTGTGTGTCACCTGGACGACGAGAGACGGGCTGTGGGAGGCATACCAGGACGGCGAGAAGCTTGGCTCGGGGGAGAATTTGGCCCCCTGGCATCCAATTAAGCCAGGAGGAGTTATTATCCTGGGACAGGAGCAG GATACCGTAGGCGGACGCTTCGATGCCACCCAGGCCTTTGTCGGGGAGCTGAGTCAATTCAACATGTGGGACCGCGTGTTGCGGCCGGCAGACATTATGGGAATAGCCAACTGCTCATCTTACATGCCGGGCAACATCGTGCCCTGGGTCAGCAGCAACGTGGAGGTCCTCGGCGGAGCCACCAAGGGACCCCTGGAGATATGTGAGGACCGTCTCTTTGACTCTTAG
- the LOC111855955 gene encoding neuronal pentraxin-2-like isoform X3, with the protein MHYFLAGLLCFYALGDRRLVLSQDIAGSRFVCTAIPVGADPNCAVPPSTMQGTSTQDEQLRDTVMQLRETILQQKETIVNQQGSIKELTSKLSRCESEASPQDGRSRSQGSWRKDYNKNTMGDLPRDPVETIDHLGKTMQSLKARLENLEQQQQVRMNMSGVSVPNDLRELLKQRLGDLEKQLLTKVASLEQDKTQLYNETAAHRHRTEATLNSLLERITELERGNFGLKSSEDFKISLPLRTNYLYGRIKSSLPEMYAFTVCMWLKSSSGPGIGTPFSYGVPGQANEIVLIEWGNNPIELLVNDKVAQLPLSVSDGRWHHVCVTWTTRDGLWEAYQDGEKLGSGENLAPWHPIKPGGVIILGQEQDTVGGRFDATQAFVGELSQFNMWDRVLRPADIMGIANCSSYMPGNIVPWVSSNVEVLGGATKGPLEICEDRLFDS; encoded by the exons ATGCATTATTTCTTAGCGGGGTTGCTTTGCTTTTACGCACTTGGCGATAGGAGACTTGTGCTCTCCCAAGACATCGCAGGGTCCCGTTTTGTTTGCACGGCAATCCCGGTCGGTGCGGATCCAAACTGCGCGGTGCCTCCCAGTACCATGCAGGGCACGAGTACCCAAGACGAACAGCTTAGGGACACGGTAATGCAGCTCCGGGAGACGATCCTGCAGCAAAAAGAGACCATCGTCAACCAGCAAGGCTCCATCAAGGAACTGACTTCCAAACTTTCTCGTTGCGAGTCCGAAGCATCGCCTCAGGACGGGAGATCGAGAAGTCAGGGCTCCTGGAGGAAGGACTACAACAAGAACACCATGGGTGACCTTCCCCGGGACCCTGTCGAGACCATCGATCATCTGGGGAAGACGATGCAAAGTCTGAAAGCAAGGCTGGAGAACTTAGAG cagcagcagcaggtgcgCATGAACATGTCCGGCGTGTCTGTCCCTAACGACCTCCGGGAGCTGCTGAAACAGAGGCTGGGCGACCTGGAGAAGCAACTTCTGACCAAGGTGGCCTCACTGGAGCAGGACAAGACGCAGCTATACAATGAGACGGCTGCCCACCGGCACCGTACAGAGGCTACTCTTAACTCCCTGCTGGAGCGCATTACTGAGCTGGAGAGGG GTAACTTCGGACTGAAATCCTCAGAGGATTTCAAGATCTCTCTCCCGCTGCGCACAAACTACCTGTACGGCCGCATCAAGAGCAGCTTGCCGGAGATGTACGCGTTCACCGTCTGCATGTGGCTCAAGTCGAGCTCCGGGCCTGGAATCGGGACCCCCTTCTCTTATGGGGTCCCGGGGCAGGCCAACGAGATAGTGCTTATCGAGTGGGGGAACAACCCCATAGAGCTGCTGGTGAACGACAAG GTGGCCCAGCTGCCCTTGTCCGTGAGCGATGGCCGCTGGCACCACGTGTGTGTCACCTGGACGACGAGAGACGGGCTGTGGGAGGCATACCAGGACGGCGAGAAGCTTGGCTCGGGGGAGAATTTGGCCCCCTGGCATCCAATTAAGCCAGGAGGAGTTATTATCCTGGGACAGGAGCAG GATACCGTAGGCGGACGCTTCGATGCCACCCAGGCCTTTGTCGGGGAGCTGAGTCAATTCAACATGTGGGACCGCGTGTTGCGGCCGGCAGACATTATGGGAATAGCCAACTGCTCATCTTACATGCCGGGCAACATCGTGCCCTGGGTCAGCAGCAACGTGGAGGTCCTCGGCGGAGCCACCAAGGGACCCCTGGAGATATGTGAGGACCGTCTCTTTGACTCTTAG
- the LOC111855955 gene encoding neuronal pentraxin-2-like isoform X1 translates to MHYFLAGLLCFYALGDRRLVLSQDIAGSRFVCTAIPVGADPNCAVPPSTMQGTSTQDEQLRDTVMQLRETILQQKETIVNQQGSIKELTSKLSRCESEASPQDGRSRSQGSWRKDYNKNTMGDLPRDPVETIDHLGKTMQSLKARLENLEQQQQVRMNMSGVSVPNDLRELLKQRLGDLEKQLLTKVASLEQDKTQLYNETAAHRHRTEATLNSLLERITELERALTQVAPSDSRHRHAWGNFGLKSSEDFKISLPLRTNYLYGRIKSSLPEMYAFTVCMWLKSSSGPGIGTPFSYGVPGQANEIVLIEWGNNPIELLVNDKVAQLPLSVSDGRWHHVCVTWTTRDGLWEAYQDGEKLGSGENLAPWHPIKPGGVIILGQEQDTVGGRFDATQAFVGELSQFNMWDRVLRPADIMGIANCSSYMPGNIVPWVSSNVEVLGGATKGPLEICEDRLFDS, encoded by the exons ATGCATTATTTCTTAGCGGGGTTGCTTTGCTTTTACGCACTTGGCGATAGGAGACTTGTGCTCTCCCAAGACATCGCAGGGTCCCGTTTTGTTTGCACGGCAATCCCGGTCGGTGCGGATCCAAACTGCGCGGTGCCTCCCAGTACCATGCAGGGCACGAGTACCCAAGACGAACAGCTTAGGGACACGGTAATGCAGCTCCGGGAGACGATCCTGCAGCAAAAAGAGACCATCGTCAACCAGCAAGGCTCCATCAAGGAACTGACTTCCAAACTTTCTCGTTGCGAGTCCGAAGCATCGCCTCAGGACGGGAGATCGAGAAGTCAGGGCTCCTGGAGGAAGGACTACAACAAGAACACCATGGGTGACCTTCCCCGGGACCCTGTCGAGACCATCGATCATCTGGGGAAGACGATGCAAAGTCTGAAAGCAAGGCTGGAGAACTTAGAG cagcagcagcaggtgcgCATGAACATGTCCGGCGTGTCTGTCCCTAACGACCTCCGGGAGCTGCTGAAACAGAGGCTGGGCGACCTGGAGAAGCAACTTCTGACCAAGGTGGCCTCACTGGAGCAGGACAAGACGCAGCTATACAATGAGACGGCTGCCCACCGGCACCGTACAGAGGCTACTCTTAACTCCCTGCTGGAGCGCATTACTGAGCTGGAGAGGG CACTGACTCAGGTTGCCCCGAGCGACAGCAGACACCGTCACGCCTGGG GTAACTTCGGACTGAAATCCTCAGAGGATTTCAAGATCTCTCTCCCGCTGCGCACAAACTACCTGTACGGCCGCATCAAGAGCAGCTTGCCGGAGATGTACGCGTTCACCGTCTGCATGTGGCTCAAGTCGAGCTCCGGGCCTGGAATCGGGACCCCCTTCTCTTATGGGGTCCCGGGGCAGGCCAACGAGATAGTGCTTATCGAGTGGGGGAACAACCCCATAGAGCTGCTGGTGAACGACAAG GTGGCCCAGCTGCCCTTGTCCGTGAGCGATGGCCGCTGGCACCACGTGTGTGTCACCTGGACGACGAGAGACGGGCTGTGGGAGGCATACCAGGACGGCGAGAAGCTTGGCTCGGGGGAGAATTTGGCCCCCTGGCATCCAATTAAGCCAGGAGGAGTTATTATCCTGGGACAGGAGCAG GATACCGTAGGCGGACGCTTCGATGCCACCCAGGCCTTTGTCGGGGAGCTGAGTCAATTCAACATGTGGGACCGCGTGTTGCGGCCGGCAGACATTATGGGAATAGCCAACTGCTCATCTTACATGCCGGGCAACATCGTGCCCTGGGTCAGCAGCAACGTGGAGGTCCTCGGCGGAGCCACCAAGGGACCCCTGGAGATATGTGAGGACCGTCTCTTTGACTCTTAG